The Methanomassiliicoccales archaeon region TCGAGCTTGGGCACCATTCCATCTTTTACGACACCATTCGCGATCAAATGATCGATTTCTTTAAGAGAAACTCTTGGAATAACCGTTGCACCATTACCATTTTCTTTCATAATGCCAGGAACATCTGTCACAAGAAAGATCTCCTCTGACCGAAGGGCTCTGGCAATGTGAGCTGCGACCGTATCCGCATTGACATTTACGCGTTTTCCATTTTCGTCCGTGCAAATTGGATATATCACGGGCACAAAGCCACTTGCACATAGGAGATTGATTGGAGTGGGATCAACGCAGGATACCTCGCCAACATTCCCTAGATCTACAAGATAAGAATTGCCATTTTCATCTTTAACTGGAACGGGAGACATCCTTCTGCAAACAATCATTTTTCCTTCAGCGCCCTCCATTCCGACTGCTTTGATTCCAGCTTTCTTGAGAGAGAGCACGATCTTCTCATTGATATTTTTAAGAACTCTCATGACAACCTCGAGAGTTTCGTCATCGGTGATCCTGAGCCCAGCTACTTTCTTGACCTCCTTTCCCAATTTCTTCAACTCTTCATTTATCTCCGGTCCGCCGCCATGTATGATGATAGGTCTAATTCCGAGACTAACGAGAAGAGCAATATCTTCGCAGAAACTTGCCATATCTCCGTTTCCGTTGAGGGCGCTTCCACCAAACTTGATGACTATTTTCTTGTGTTTCAATTTTGCCAAACGGAAGGCAAATTCCCTCGGAAATTCAATATTTTTCATCTAGTCTCACCTAGGTCGTATACGCGGAATTTATCCTTACATAGTCATAGCTCAGATCACAGCCCCAAGCATCGGCTGTGCAATTACCCATCCCAAGATCAAGTTGGATTGTTATTGCTTTGCTAGAAAGTACCTTTCTAGCTACGGCCTCAACAGATTTTCCAGATAACTGCATTGGCTCTCCGCGATCGAACAATTTCACACTTGTTCCATTTGCACATATCATGAGTTGCATTTTATCAAGATCGAATTTGCTAGCCGAATTCCCCACGGCCGCAATGATCCTGCCATAGTTGGGATCGGCACCAAATACAGCTGCCTTCACCAAATTTGATGAAACTATCGATCTGGCCGCACTCCTCGCGTCTTCTTCTGTAAGCGCACCCGTTACGACAACCTCGATTAATTTCGTAGCACCTTCACCGTCAGCGGCTATTTTTTTCGAGAGGGTTTTCGCTACCAACTCGACGCCGTCCCAGAAACCGGCGTCATCGTCGACTGGGTCTCCCCCAACACACCCGTTTGCCATAAATACTGAGATGTCATTGGTACTCTGGTCACCGTCGACATTTATCATATTGAATGTGCGGTCGAGAATACGCTGCCAGCGTTTGTCAGGCCTTGAAGTTATCAGTGCATCGGTAGTAATGAAACTCAGTGTCGTTGCATGCAGTGTTCTCATAGATGGAGATATCATCCCGCTACCTTTAGCCATTCCACCTATCGTCACAATCCTACCATCAGCAAGAGGAACTTGGCACGCTACCTCCTTTCTAACAAGATCAGTCGTCATGATTGCAGTTGAGGCTAGTTCATCATATTTCTTTCCCCTTCCAATAGACTTTGCAGCGATACTTATACCCTCAATAACGCGGTCAATAGGCATATAACGACCTATGACTCCAGTTGATGCCACTCCCACGAGAGCTTCATCGATATTGAATTCGTGTGCCGTTGTTTTCACCATCGCAATTGCATCCTCAATCCCCTTTAAACCCGTGAGTGCATTTGCGTTTCCGCTATTGATCACGAATGCTTGGAGAAATTCCGGATCTCTTTTCATCATAATTTCAACAGGTGCTGCTTTTACTTTGTTCTGCGTGTACCCTATTGAGACACGCGCAGGCTTTTCAGAATAGAGTAACGCAAGATCGAGTTTTTCTCTTTTGATACCAGCATGTACGCCGCTTGCGTACCAACCAAGGGGTGAGGTGATACCTCCCTCAATGATATTCAATACTCACACCCCCAGGCCAGGAAAATCAAGGCCACAAGCCTCATCCAGTCCAAACATGATATTTGCATTCTGAATTGCCTGCCCTGCGCCACCCTTCACCAAATTGTCAAGCGCGCCCATGACTACAAGGTTGTCACTGCCGGCAAACTCATATCCTACCTCACAAAAATTCGATCCGACGACTGAAGGTACAGAAGGGATGCTGTTTATCCTTACGAATTTACAGCTTTCATAGAACCCATGATATATCGAATAAATGTCATCATGACCAAACTGAGAATTTAGAGACACATAGCATGTACACAGGATACCCCTAACAATCGGTATAAGATGCGGCGTAAACACTACATCAATAGCGTCATTACCTATTTTTCTAAGCGCCATAGCAATCTCAGGAGTATGTCTATGAGACCCGACTTTATATGGAATCACGCTAGCCCCGCAATTTGGATGATGCGTCATCTTTGTTGGCTCCATACCAGCACCTGATGTTCCACTCTTCGCATCAACAATGATTTTCTTCGACACCAAGCCCTTTGCAACCAAAGGAGCAACTGCAATGACCGCACAAGTAGGATAGCAGCCAGGATTTGCGACCAATTGAGCTTTTGCTATTTCCTCTCCGAAGAGTTCTGGAATTCCATACACCGCTTTCATCAAGTTGTCTGGATCCTTGTGCTCAATTCCATACCACTTGCGATAAACAGCAGCGTCTCCGAGGCGGTAATCACCACTCAAATCAACTACCTTGATTCCCCTCTGTACCAGGTCTGGTATGACATCCATTGAAGCGCCGTACGGAGTTGCGACGAATACGAGATCACAATCTTTTGCTTCGTTGAGCTTCTCATCGAATCTCATATCGAGGAATCCTTCGAGGAAGGGATGCATTTTGGAGACCTTTACGCCCGCATGCTGCCGGGAGGTCATTGAAACAACTGTCATTTTTGGATGACGGCATAGTATACGAGCTAATTCGCCACCCGTATATCCTGATCCGCCAATGATAGCAGTCCTTATCATTCCCGTGTGCCTCTAAACTCGGAACTCGATTAAAATAAGATCAGTATTAATACTGATGACTGATTTGAGACAAAATGAAAAAAAGCCTGTTCCCAACTAGACTGATGTTCTTCTGAACCTGAAATGTCCAAAAAAGGACTGCTTTATATTTAATTAGTCTTCGATAAGTCATCAATATTTTATAATAACCGGAAGTTCTACACGGTTCGATAGCAATGGCATCCAGCATTTCAAAGAATAAAAGAGTGGTTTTGGCATATTCGGGCGGTCTTGATACATCGGTAGCCATAAGATGGCTAAAGGAAAGATACGGTTTTGAAGTAATCGCCGTGTCGGTCGATGTCGGACAACCCGGTAATATTAATGAAGATATTGCAAGGGCGAAGCAGATAGGCGCAGTAAATGCATATGCTGTAGATGCAAAGGAGGATTTTGCCAAAAACTACATTTTTCCAGCACTCAAAGCCAATGCTCTATACCAAGGAACATATCCCCTAAGTACTGCGATTGCCAGGCCACTTATTGCAAAAATCCTCGTTGACGTTGCAAATAAGGAAAATGCAAACTACATTGCGCATGGCTGCACCGCCAAGGGTAATGATCAGGTGAGATTCGACGTCTCGATAGGAGCGCTTGCACCCCACATTGAAATCATTGCTCCTATGAGGGAATGGGTAATGACGAGGGAGGACGAAATCGAATATGCAAAGATTCATAAGATACCCATTAAGGTGAAGAAAGAGAGTCCATACAGTACAGACGAAAACCTGTGGGGCAGAAGTGTGGAATGCGGACTACT contains the following coding sequences:
- the argB gene encoding acetylglutamate kinase; translation: MKNIEFPREFAFRLAKLKHKKIVIKFGGSALNGNGDMASFCEDIALLVSLGIRPIIIHGGGPEINEELKKLGKEVKKVAGLRITDDETLEVVMRVLKNINEKIVLSLKKAGIKAVGMEGAEGKMIVCRRMSPVPVKDENGNSYLVDLGNVGEVSCVDPTPINLLCASGFVPVIYPICTDENGKRVNVNADTVAAHIARALRSEEIFLVTDVPGIMKENGNGATVIPRVSLKEIDHLIANGVVKDGMVPKLEACRIAIMNGVKTAHMVCGKTPHSILNELLGIKDCGTKVVP
- the argJ gene encoding bifunctional ornithine acetyltransferase/N-acetylglutamate synthase, with amino-acid sequence MNIIEGGITSPLGWYASGVHAGIKREKLDLALLYSEKPARVSIGYTQNKVKAAPVEIMMKRDPEFLQAFVINSGNANALTGLKGIEDAIAMVKTTAHEFNIDEALVGVASTGVIGRYMPIDRVIEGISIAAKSIGRGKKYDELASTAIMTTDLVRKEVACQVPLADGRIVTIGGMAKGSGMISPSMRTLHATTLSFITTDALITSRPDKRWQRILDRTFNMINVDGDQSTNDISVFMANGCVGGDPVDDDAGFWDGVELVAKTLSKKIAADGEGATKLIEVVVTGALTEEDARSAARSIVSSNLVKAAVFGADPNYGRIIAAVGNSASKFDLDKMQLMICANGTSVKLFDRGEPMQLSGKSVEAVARKVLSSKAITIQLDLGMGNCTADAWGCDLSYDYVRINSAYTT
- the argC gene encoding N-acetyl-gamma-glutamyl-phosphate reductase, producing MIRTAIIGGSGYTGGELARILCRHPKMTVVSMTSRQHAGVKVSKMHPFLEGFLDMRFDEKLNEAKDCDLVFVATPYGASMDVIPDLVQRGIKVVDLSGDYRLGDAAVYRKWYGIEHKDPDNLMKAVYGIPELFGEEIAKAQLVANPGCYPTCAVIAVAPLVAKGLVSKKIIVDAKSGTSGAGMEPTKMTHHPNCGASVIPYKVGSHRHTPEIAMALRKIGNDAIDVVFTPHLIPIVRGILCTCYVSLNSQFGHDDIYSIYHGFYESCKFVRINSIPSVPSVVGSNFCEVGYEFAGSDNLVVMGALDNLVKGGAGQAIQNANIMFGLDEACGLDFPGLGV